In one Musa acuminata AAA Group cultivar baxijiao chromosome BXJ2-5, Cavendish_Baxijiao_AAA, whole genome shotgun sequence genomic region, the following are encoded:
- the LOC135611590 gene encoding stigma-specific STIG1-like protein 2: MALTTSLALPVSSAESDDRSTAAAAPSSLSRGIYSSLRHHKPRGSMTCDKFPRVCRAGHHCCRKQCVDVMTDNQNCGQCGKKCSFGQVCCGGSCVNVMYDPNNCGGCNKRCTKGCFCQFGMCSYA; the protein is encoded by the coding sequence ATGGCCTTGACCACATCTCTTGCCCTCCCCGTTTCCTCTGCGGAATCGGACGATCGctcgacagcagcagcagcaccgtcTTCATTGTCCCGGGGGATCTACTCCTCGCTTAGGCATCACAAACCGAGAGGCTCGATGACCTGCGACAAGTTCCCTAGAGTTTGTCGCGCCGGCCACCACTGCTGCAGGAAACAATGCGTGGACGTGATGACCGACAACCAGAACTGCGGGCAGTGCGGGAAAAAGTGCAGTTTCGGCCAAGTGTGCTGCGGCGGCAGCTGCGTCAACGTGATGTATGACCCCAACAACTGCGGTGGCTGCAACAAGAGGTGCACGAAGGGTTGCTTCTGCCAGTTCGGGATGTGTAGCTATGCTTAG